The window TTCGATTATATCCATCATTCGTTTTTATGTCATTTCCATGCACATCTTTTATCGTAAATGCTTCTTTTTTTTCTTCTTCATTCAATTCATTTTCAACAGAGTCGTATTCAATCCCCGATGCATATCTTTTATTGTCTTTAAATCCTAAGTTCTGTCCTGCCAATACTATTGGATTATTGCCAAGTTGCATAAGTAATTGTAGAGTTACGACTGCGATTGAAGGTGCATCTAAAACAATACCAATAGATTCAGTTGTGTCCAATAACTGCGGGGAAACCGTGTCTTGACTTGTGATCATGTGCATCATCTTTCCAGGATACTCTTCAAGTGTCTCATACCCCACAGAACTTCCGAAAACTAACGGAATATCAGTAATATTTTCATCTTTAATTTTCTGCATAACGAGTTGATTTCGCTCAGTAGGATCATACGTACAAGCCGCATCCGGATAAATTCCATGCTCAATCAATGCATTAATCGCCGATCCTACAGAGAAGATATAAGCCAGTCCATTCTCTTTTATATAACGTAAATTCTCAAATTCCTCGTTCAATGAAGGACCTGCCGCGACGATGATAGCTGGTTTTCCTTCGAATGCACTTTTGTCGATGTCATGTAGGATATTCGGTGTTTTTAAAACGGTTGGGAAGTTTTTGATGGAGTTGATTGTCCATCGTTTTTGGAATGAAGCATCTGTTGCGATAGCACTTCTTTTTTCTTTAAGTGATTCAAGAACTTTCTTCATAATTGTATTAATTTGCCCACTGTATATATTTTCGTGAAATGGGAGTGTGATAATTTGTAGTTTCCCTTTAGATAATCCAAGCAGGTGCCCTAAGTCATTTGTTATGTCAGCATTGTTTGTTCCGGTAAATATTCGTGTCAGATTATGGAGTGGCAATGCATGTAGTTTCACATTAGCCAGGTATGCCAGGAGTATTTCCTCATTAGGTTCATAAATTGAGAACTTTGTGTCTGGATGTGCTTCCATAAACTTTTTAATATGATAGCCAAGACCTGCTCCGACGAAGAGGACATGGTTGTATTTCAGAGTTTCATACTTACTAACAAGACGTTCTGCATCTTTTTCAGGATCATATTTACTGTGAAGATATTGTGTTTTTCCATCGAGTGCTATTTTAAGCGTCGGGACACCGGTCTTCGCTTGTTCCACAATAACGTTGCCAGCCGGTATGTTGTTCTCAATTTCCGTTAACCTGTTTAACAGTTCTCTGTTTTTTATCCGCAAGACATTTCGGTTGTCAATTAAGATCATGACGTGTTCCCTCGGTGTCGATTGTTATTTTCATTTCTGCCGCGAGTGCTTCGAAGACAGGGAGTATCTCATAGTGGAGCATGTCGGCAATCAGAATGGTATCTGTATTCTTAAGCGCCTCTTCAAAGTTTTTAAGTTCATTTTGCATTGCCAAAGTGGGTGTAAGTACTTCGCTCCAATTGGATGGGCGTACGACCGATTTTTCAACGGTTTCAATCATTGTGGACAGCCATTGGATACCCTCGAATAACTCACCTAATTCGGCCCAACTAGATGGCGAAGGATTGTTGTAAAATTCATCAGCTAACGTTGTGATATGTGGAACAGCACGTTTAGTATATTCTTCCGCAGATAATAAAAGATTGTTTATAAACTCTTTCGCAGATACAGAAATGATTTCAAGCGATTCAATTGCCGTTGAATTCATATTTAGGAATGCTTCTGGATCTTCGAATACTTCTTTCCCATCTACAATGAAATGACTGAAGTAGAAATCATCTTGTAAAAAGGCATTAATTTTTTCTAACACTTCTTCTACCAATAGTGTTTGTCCCAATTCGATTACTTGTTCATTAAAAAGGAGTTTCATATATGTTCCCCCAAAGTTTTATATGTATTTACTCTATCCTTCTATTATATCGGTTGAAATCGGCATTGTTCAAATGAATTATGTTCTTTACTTCATTTATTCAAGACTACTTATGTATTACAATAGTTATGGAGGGATGGACGTGAAAATATCAATTGTCGAGACAAGAACCGTTCCAACAATTAAAGTCGATTTGAACGGGAAATGTGCTGTTTTCCATAGTAAGTATGATCCATTACACGAAGCGGCCGTTTGGAGTGAGAACTCGCTTAAATATTTGAAAGACCAAGAAGAGATTGTCATAGTTGGACTTGGCGCAGGCTATCATATACGTGCGTTAGCGAAGGTTATGCCCAATAAACTTATCACTGTTATTGAATTTAATGATACTTTTTTTAAGTGGTTTAAAAATAGTTCTTTTTATGCACATATTGTAATCCTTGAAAATGTGTCCATAAAACAATTTAGTTGTCTTTCGCCAACCATGAAAGAAAGTATTTTTTCCTCTGTCAGCTCTACGAATTTATTGATTCATAAAAATGGATTGGATATTTTGCCGGATGAATATGAGAGTGTGAAAGCAGTATTAGAAGATATTAAACTTCAGAAAAACTCGATTATGAACCAAATAGGAAATATGAATACGAATTTCGAGAAAAATGTGCTTCTGAATGACAAAGGTATTGGAAAGTTACAAAATAAATACAAGGGAAAGCCAATGATTTTAGTTTCCGCCGGTCCATCGCTTGATAAGCAATTACCTTTATTAAAAAAAATAAACGATGAAAAAAAATTTATTATCGGAGCTGTCGGAACTGCGGTAAAACCATTGGTTAAATTCGGAATTATTCCGGACTTCTTTGCAATCATTGATCCTAACCAAGCAACCTATAATCAATTAACTGATCTTGCACTTCCCAAAACTGTATTGTTTTATTTAAGTACTGCTTATCATGATACCATTATGTTGCATAATGGACCCAGGCGAATATTGTGGCAAGATGGTTATGGGGAAGCAGAAAAAATGGCACCTAAGAAAAAAGATCCCTTAATTCAAACTGGTGGATCCGTTGCGACTGCATTACTCGATTTAATGGTTTACCTAGGTGCAGAATCCATCGCACTCGTCGGACAAGACTTAGCGTATACAGATGGAAAAAGTCATGCGAATGAAACTCATGCACAAAAAGAAATTAAAGAGACTCAAAATGCAAAAAAAGTGATGAATTATGGTCAAACCGGAGAGGTGTATACAGCAAATAATTTAAATATTTATCGGAAATGGTTTGAAAACTATGCGAAGGAGCATCCGCATCTACAACTTTACAATTGCACTGAAGGTGGGGCATATATTCACAACTGGGTGCATATTAGTTTACAAAATCAGCATCTTAAATACACATAACAAAACGCGGCTGTAGTTTCCTGGCCGCGTTTTGTTGTTGCTATTAACGTAGAAGTTGGAGTACACCTTGTGGCTGTTGGTTGGCTTGAGCCAACATTGCTTGAGCTGCTTGAGTCAAGATATTGTTTTTAGTGAAGTCCATCATTTCTTTCGCCATGTCGACGTCACGAATACGTGATTCTGCTGCAGTCAAGTTCTCGGAAGCTGTTCCAAGGTTATTTATTGTGTGTTCTAAACGGTTTTGATATGATCCGAGTTTGGAACGTTCTGCTGATACTGTTGCCATTGCTTTGTCGAGTACCTGAATTGCTTTTGTTGCTAAATCGTGAGTTGAAATATCCAAAGCATATTCAGTTCCTGAGCTTACATCCGTAAGCGAGTCGTTACCGCTTGCAATTACAAACTTCGCTCCTGAAGTTGCATTGGCCCCGGCACCACCTGCAATTCCCAATTTTGCAGCCCGCATATCGGCAATTTGAAGCTCTAATGATTGTCCGTTATTTGAACCTACTTGGAAATTTAGTGCAGCTCCATTACCGCCAGTTCCACCACTTGTAGTTTTGTCTCCATTAATCAACTTTTGCGTATTAAACTCGGTGTTGTTTCCAATACGGTTGATTTCCGATGTCAATTGGTTCATTTCTTTTTGAATTTCCCCACGATCTGATGTCGTGTTTGTATCGTTTGATGACTGAACAGCAAGTTCACGCATTCTTTGAAGAATCGAGTGTGTTTCGTTCAATGCACCTTCAGCTGTTTGAATAAGTGAAATACCATCTTGTGAGTTTTTTGCTGCCATATCTAGACCACGGATTTGGCCACGCATTTTTTCGGAGATTGCAAGACCTGCTGCATCGTCTCCTGCACGGTTGATTTTAAGTCCTGAAGATAGTTTCTCCAAGTTTTTTGAAGCGTTCGTGTTGTTCATACCTAGTTGGCGGTGTGTGTTGAGTGCCGCGATGTTATGATTAATAATCATTGTATTTTCCTCCTTGAGTTTGTTCGGTTCACGTCCTTGTGAACCAGATTTGTTTTTTGATTGCGGAGTGAGAAGTCGGCCGAACTCTTCACTGTCGCTTACAGTGTTTATATCGGGAATCATTACCTATTGTTTAGCTAAACTTGTTAGATTTCAAAACAAAAACACGGCCGACTTCTCGGACCGTGTTTTGTTTTATAGTTTTTAACGTAGAAGTTGAAGTACGCCTTGCGGCTGTTGGTTGGCTTGAGCCAACATTGCTTGAGCTGCTTGAGTCAAGATGTTGTTCTTAGTGAAGTCCATCATTTCTTTCGCCATGTCGACGTCACGAATGCGTGATTCCGCTGCAGTCAAGTTCTCGGAAGCTGTTCCAAGGTTATTGATAGTGTGTTCTAAACGGTTTTGGTATGAACCGAGTTTAGAACGCTCAGCTGATACTGTTGCCATTGCTTTGTCGAGTATCTCAACAGCTTGAGTCGCTTTGTCGTGCGTAGAAATATCTAACGCATATTCGGCACCAGACGCACTAGTGTCCGTCAGTTTATTAGCAGCTGTACTAGCAAATTTAGCATCCGTAGTTGTTGTAGATCCACTTATTGTAGCCGATCCCCCTGAAGTACCTGCAATCCCCAATGCTTTTGCACGCATATCTGAGATTTCCAATTTCAGAGCTTGACCGTTATTTGAACCTACTTGGAAGCTCAGTGCTGCACCACTTGTTGCAGTGTCTTTATTTCCGTTAATTAATTTCTGTGTATTGAATTCTGTGTTGTTTCCAATACGGTTGATTTCTGACGTAAGCTGATTCATTTCTTTTTGAATTTCACCACGATCTGATGTTGTGTTTGTGTCGTTTGAAGATTGAACCGCAAGTTCACGCATTCTTTGAAGAATCGAGTGTGTTTCGTTCAACGCACCTTCAGCTGTTTGGATGAGTGAAATACCATCCTGTGAGTTTTTCGCTGCCATATCTAAACCACGAATTTGTCCACGCATTTTTTCAGAGATTGCAAGACCCGCTGCATCGTCGCCAGCGCGGTTAATTTTAAGTCCTGAAGATAATTTCTCCAAGTTTTTTGAAGCGTTTGTGTTATTCATACCTAGTTGGCGGTGTGTGTTGAGTGCCGCGATGTTATGATTGATAATCATTGTTGTTTTCCTCCTTGAGTGTGTTCAGTCCACGTCCTTGTGAACCAAATTTGTTATTTGATTGCGGAGTGAGTAGTCGGCCGAACTCTTCACTGTCGCTTACTGTGTTTATATCGGGAATCATTACCTATTGTTTAGCTAGATTTGTTAGATTTCAAAACAAAAACACGGCCGATTACTCGGACCGTGTTATATATTAATGATAGTATTAACGTAGAAGTTGAAGTACACCTTGTGGCTGTTGGTTGGCTTGAGCCAACATTGCTTGAGCTGCTTGAGTCAAGATATTGTTCTTAGTGAAGTCCATCATTTCTTTCGCCATGTCGACGTCACGAATACGTGATTCTGCTGCTGTCAAGTTCTCGGATGCTGTTCCAAGGTTGTTGATTGTGTGTTCTAAACGGTTTTGGTATGAACCGAGTTTAGAACGTTCAGCTGATACTGTTGCCATTGCTTTGTCAAGTACTTCGATTGCAGCTGTAGCACTTGCATGAGTAGATATATCTAACGCAAACTCAGTTCCAGTACCAGCACTTGTATCAGTCAAGACATTTCCAGATCCCGCTGCGAAAGCCGAGCCACTAACTGTTCCAGCTGTTGATGCTGTAACATGTGCAATACCTAATTTAACTGCCCTCATATCAGAAATATTGAGTTCTAAAGCTTGTCCATTGTTAGAACCTACTTGGAAGCTCATAACGCCAGAAGCTGTTGATTTGTCTCCATTAATCAATTTCTGAGTATTAAATTCTGTATTATTCCCAATACGGTTGATTTCAGATGTCAGCTGGTTCATTTCTTTTTGAATTTCGCCGCGATCTGAAGTTGTGTTCGTATCGTTTGAAGATTGAACCGCAAGTTCGCGCATCCGTTGAAGGATGGAATGTGTTTCATTCAATGCTCCCTCGGCTGTTTGAATAAGTGAAATTCCGTCTTGTGAGTTTTTTGCCGCCATATCTAGACCGCGAATTTGTCCACGCATTTTTTCAGAGATTGCAAGGCCCGCCGCATCGTCTCCAGCACGGTTGATTTTAAGTCCTGAAGATAGTTTCTCCAAGTTTTTTGAAGCGTTCGTGTTGTTCATGCCTAGTTGGCGGTGTGTGTTAAGTGCTGCGATATTGTGATTAATTATCATTATTTTTTTCCTCCTTGAGTGTGTTCGGTTCACGTCCTTGTGAACCGGATTTGGTTGTTGCTTACGAGGTGAAAAGTCGGCCGAACTTTTCACTGTCGCTTACAGTGTTTATATCGGGAATCATTACCTATTGTTTAGCAAAACTTGTTAAGATTTCAAAACAAAAACACGGTCAATTGCTCGGACCGTGTTTTATGTTAAATATTATATTAACGTAGAAGTTGAAGTACGCCTTGTGGCTGTTGGTTGGCTTGAGCCAACATTGCTTGTGCCGCTTGAGTCAAGATGTTGTTCTTAGTGAAGTCCATCATTTCTTTCGCCATGTCGACGTCACGAATGCGCGATTCCGCTGCAGTCAAGTTCTCAGAAGCTGTTCCAAGGTTGTTGATTGTGTGTTCTAAGCGGTTTTGGTATGAACCGAGTTTAGAACGTTCAGACGATACTTTAGCCATTGCATCGTCAAGCACTTCGATTGCAGCAGTTGCTTTCGCATGAGTAGAAATATCTAAAGCGTATTCTGATACCGCAGCATCACTACTATCAGTCAATGTATTTCCAGATCCAGTTGTAAAGGCAGTACCACTAGTACTTGAAATCCCTAATGCACTGGCCCTCATATCTGCGATTTCCAATTTCAATGATTGACCATTATTTGAACCTACTTGGAAGCTCAATGCTGCACCACTTGTCGCACTGTCCTTATCACCATTAATTAGTTTTTGCGTGTTGAATTCTGTATTGTTTCCAATACGGTTAATTTCAGATGTAAGCTGGTTCATTTCCTTTTGAATTTCACCGCGATCTGATGTTGTGTTTGTATCGTTTGAAGATTGAACCGCAAGTTCGCGCATCCGTTGAAGGATGGAATGTGTTTCATTCAATGCTCCCTCGGCTGTTTGAATAAGTGAAATTCCGTCTTGTGAGTTTTTTGCCGCCATATCTAGACCACGAATTTGTCCACGCATTTTTTCAGAGATTGCAAGACCCGCCGCATCGTCTCCAGCACGGTTGATTTTAAGTCCTGAAGATAGTTTCTCCAAGTTTTTTGAAGCGTTCATGTTATTCATGCCTAGTTGGCGGTGTGTGTTGAGCGCTGCGATGTTGTGATTAATAATCATTATTTTTCCTCCTTGAGTGTGTTCGGTTCACGTCCTTGTGAACCGGATTTAGTTGTTGCTTGCGAGGTGAAAAGTCGGCCGAACTTTTTACTGTCGCTTACAGTGTTTATATCGGGAATCATTACCTATTGTTTATCTAGACTTGTTAAATTTCAAAATAAAAAATGGTCCAATTGCTCAGACCGTGTTTTATATTAGAGAGGGTATTAACGTAGAAGTTGAAGTACACCTTGTGGCTGTTGGTTGGCTTGAGCCAACATTGCTTGTGCAGCTTGAGTCAAGATGTTGTTCTTAGTGAAGTCCATCATTTCTTTCGCCATGTCGACGTCACGAATGCGTGATTCCGCTGCAGTCAAGTTCTCGGAAGCTGTTCCAAGGTTATTGATTGTGTGTTCTAAACGGTTTTGGTATGAACCAAGTTTAGATCGTTCAGCTGATACTTTAGCCATTGCAATGTCAAGTACTTCAACAGCTTTTGTAGCTTTTGTATGACTTGTAATATCAAGCGCATATTCATCCCCAGCAGAAACGTCTGTTAACTTATCAGTATCTGCAGCCGCTGCAAATGATGCACCACTAGTACCAGCTGATCCGGAAACTTTGGCTGAATCTTCAGCAGCACCTGCTATTCCTAAGCTAGCAGCACGCATATCAGCAATTTCTAATTTTAGGGCCTGTCCATTATTTGAACCCACCTGAAAGCTCATCGCATTGCCTGAACCTGTTTTATCACCATTAATCAATTTCTGGGTGTTGAATTCTGTGTTATTCCCAATACGATTGATTTCTGATGTTAATTGGTTCATTTCTTTTTGGATTTCACCACGATCGGATGTTGTGTTTGTATCATTTGATGACTGAACGGCAAGTTCGCGCATCCGTTGAAGAATGGAATGTGTTTCATTTAATGCGCCTTCAGCTGTTTGAATAAGTGAAATACCATCTTGTGAGTTTTTTGCCGCCATATCTAGACCACGAATTTGTCCACGCATTTTTTCAGAGATTGCAAGACCCGCCGCATCGTCTCCAGCACGGTTGATTTTAAGTCCTGAAGATAGTTTCTCCAAGTTTTTTGAAGCGTTCATGTTATTCATGCCTAGTTGGCGGTGTGTGTTGAGTGCCGCGATGTTGTGATTAATAATCATTATTTTTCCTCCTTGAGTGTGTTCGGTTCACGTCCTTGTAAACCGGATTTGGTTGTTGCTTGCGGAGTGAAGGGCCGACCGAACTCTTTACTACCGCTCACAGTACTTATATCGGATAGGTAACTGTCGTGTTTAGCCTTTTTAGTAGTAAGCTAGTTTTTCTTTGTAAGTTGTGAAAATAGAGTAGAGTCCACTATCGTTGCTTCTGCGTTTGATTGGGAGATGGAAAGGACAAGTTCCCCACGAAGGATATCCACAGATTTTGGTGCTTCGATACCGATTCGAACCGTGTCACCCTTCACTTCCAAGATGCGTAGCTCGATGTCATCACCGATTTGGATTGTTTCGTTCGTTTTTCGCGATAGTACGAGCATGTCAGTCCCCCCCCTTCCCGGCTGTTAGTGAACCGATTGGGTGACGTATGGGAAATATGTTATCGTTCAGGATCATCTGTTTCGCTTTTTTTGTTTTCGTTTGGAAGATAAGTGGCGCTTGTAGATTGATTGTTGATGATTCGAATGGCTCTTTTAAGGATAAAACTCCCAAAATAAAGACGTCTTGCTCTTTTTCGATGTTTAATAGGTCGATTGTCGGTTCATCCACGGTGAAGGAGTAGTCTCCTGCGAGCGTGTATGGGTTTGCAACGATAAGTGCGACATCAGTTGTTTTAGTTGATTGAAGTACTTGGAAAAGATCATTGTCTTCAATAGGGAGGAGTGCGAATTCTTTTTCGGCTTCGAAGCCAGGGATGCCTTTTGGAAAGTTCCATGTTTGGTCGATTTGAATTTCGAGTGAGCCGTGGAATTTTGTTTGGATTATCACGTTATCTTCTCCTTTTAAATTGTTATTGATAGTTTATAACTTCCTATGTCAGAAACAAAATAGACCGGCATTTGCCAGTTTATTAGGTATGTATATACATTCGAATGCCAAGCGGCTGTTTTACGTTGCGCAGACATCCTCGCATCTCTATATGTATATTCATTTAATATTTGACATCGATTTGGATGGATGGGTATTGTTCCATCTGTCCGGTTACTTTGCCTTGTGTATAGTTATGGATTGGTTTATTGATTTGGACGTCGTTAATGGATTTTTGTGGTGTTGCTTGGATGTTAAGTGTTCCCGGTTGGATGGCCATTTGAATTTGGGATCGGTTGCCTACGAATCGGATGCCAAGTGGTGCGGGTGACGGGGTAGTATTTTGTTTGGCAATCGCTGCAATCGCGTTACCGCCGTTGCCAATTTTCACTAGTTGCCGTCCTTCTTGCGCCCGTCTTGCGATACCTTCCATTGCACCTTGTTTGCCCAGTTGTGCGTACTCATTGCTTCGTCTGAATACACTCTTCATGTCGACATCTGCACGCGCTTCAGTTGTGTCGAGTGAGAGTTGCGGCCTTGTTGTGGATATTTCTAAAATGGCGGCTGGTTGTTGTTGGGATAGTGTTGCTCTAGGTTGCTCGATTTCTTGGCTCGGTTTTGTCATTTGAAGACCGAGAATTCCCTTTGTTGTTTGAATTTGTAATTGTGGGATGTTCACTATTGTCACCTTCTAAAGAAAGCGTTTGGAGGTTCTCCAAACGCTTTCTGCGATTTTATTCAGCTTATTCCAGATAACCATGACATCACTTATGCTAAGTTAGGATTTAACGAAGGAAGTCTACTAGTGATGGCTGGATAATGCGTGCGCCTACTGAGAGAGCCGCGTTATGGATTGCTTCCTGGGTAAGCATGTCAGTAATGACTTTTTCGTAGTCGATGTCTTCATTTTCCGATTGTTGTTTTTTGGCTGCGCCTTCTTGCATTTCGAGACGGTTGTGCATCAGTTCTGCACGATTAGAACGTGCGCCGATATCGGCACGACTCGTGAGTACAGCATCCAATTGTGTATCGATTTGTTTAATGGCTTCTCCAAAATCAACATCATCATCACCGGCTGTAATAACTTTAAACAATTCATCTATTCCTTCAAATAAAGCAGTTGCATTTGTATTAACTTTCAAATTCACTCCATCAAACACTTCAATTTCTATGCTTTTGTCAAATGCTGTCGTATCCGCTGGGAACGACTTTGCTACTTTATCGTATAAGGGCTTATCTGTCATCGTTCCACTAAAAATATACTTGTCGCCAACTTTTGTATTCGCAAGATCCTGAATTTGTTCTTGTAGTTGCTTAAGTTCGATTTTGATTTTATCCCGATCTTCTGGAGTCATTGCACCAGTATTTGCTGCATTCGTGACCAGTTCTTTAGCGCGGTGCAATGCTTGCCCGACGTTATCCAAGGCATCGTCCGAACTGTCCAGCCAATTGTTCACTTCGCCAAGATTTTTCTGATACTGAGCGACTTTGTCCACTTGCATGCGATAGCCCATCCCTTTCATGACGACGACTGGATCGTCGGATGGACGATTCACTTTTTTCCCAGAGGACAATTGTTCTTGTAGTTTACCCATTTTATTGTAGCTCGATGTCAAGTTGCGGAGCATATTATTGGATAACATTGATTGTGTTACACGCATTTAATTGGTTCCCCCTTCTTATCTACCTGCGACGCCCATTCCGTTGATGATTTTGTCGAGTGTTTCATCGACAACAGTGATCATTCTTGCAGAAGCGTTATAAGCCTGTTGGAATTTAATCATGTCGGTCATTTCCTCATCAAGCGAGACGGAACTGATAGAATCCCGACGATTGGAGACGGCACCCAATAATGTTGCAGTATTGAACACAAG of the Sporosarcina sp. FSL K6-1508 genome contains:
- a CDS encoding motility associated factor glycosyltransferase family protein, whose amino-acid sequence is MILIDNRNVLRIKNRELLNRLTEIENNIPAGNVIVEQAKTGVPTLKIALDGKTQYLHSKYDPEKDAERLVSKYETLKYNHVLFVGAGLGYHIKKFMEAHPDTKFSIYEPNEEILLAYLANVKLHALPLHNLTRIFTGTNNADITNDLGHLLGLSKGKLQIITLPFHENIYSGQINTIMKKVLESLKEKRSAIATDASFQKRWTINSIKNFPTVLKTPNILHDIDKSAFEGKPAIIVAAGPSLNEEFENLRYIKENGLAYIFSVGSAINALIEHGIYPDAACTYDPTERNQLVMQKIKDENITDIPLVFGSSVGYETLEEYPGKMMHMITSQDTVSPQLLDTTESIGIVLDAPSIAVVTLQLLMQLGNNPIVLAGQNLGFKDNKRYASGIEYDSVENELNEEEKKEAFTIKDVHGNDIKTNDGYNRMRQQLEMHIGANRHIEVINTTKVGAQIEGTSFKDLDDLINEKFIVKTVLQGWSNNVNTYNMDYTEERLQLLKREEKNCRKLLQSSLDELQTIQVALQKKQSGIMEKRFAAFDKQFTKLKRNSFYVGFIEPMVRVQNEHLSEKSQSIRYEPDVLKKAEVVVRLFHAFLYEIHRHHEAVFPYFEEMKLRIGK
- a CDS encoding motility associated factor glycosyltransferase family protein; the encoded protein is MKDQEEIVIVGLGAGYHIRALAKVMPNKLITVIEFNDTFFKWFKNSSFYAHIVILENVSIKQFSCLSPTMKESIFSSVSSTNLLIHKNGLDILPDEYESVKAVLEDIKLQKNSIMNQIGNMNTNFEKNVLLNDKGIGKLQNKYKGKPMILVSAGPSLDKQLPLLKKINDEKKFIIGAVGTAVKPLVKFGIIPDFFAIIDPNQATYNQLTDLALPKTVLFYLSTAYHDTIMLHNGPRRILWQDGYGEAEKMAPKKKDPLIQTGGSVATALLDLMVYLGAESIALVGQDLAYTDGKSHANETHAQKEIKETQNAKKVMNYGQTGEVYTANNLNIYRKWFENYAKEHPHLQLYNCTEGGAYIHNWVHISLQNQHLKYT
- the hag gene encoding flagellin Hag, which produces MIINHNIAALNTHRQLGMNNTNASKNLEKLSSGLKINRAGDDAAGLAISEKMRGQIRGLDMAAKNSQDGISLIQTAEGALNETHSILQRMRELAVQSSNDTNTTSDRGEIQKEMNQLTSEINRIGNNTEFNTQKLINGDKTTSGGTGGNGAALNFQVGSNNGQSLELQIADMRAAKLGIAGGAGANATSGAKFVIASGNDSLTDVSSGTEYALDISTHDLATKAIQVLDKAMATVSAERSKLGSYQNRLEHTINNLGTASENLTAAESRIRDVDMAKEMMDFTKNNILTQAAQAMLAQANQQPQGVLQLLR
- the hag gene encoding flagellin Hag — protein: MIINHNIAALNTHRQLGMNNTNASKNLEKLSSGLKINRAGDDAAGLAISEKMRGQIRGLDMAAKNSQDGISLIQTAEGALNETHSILQRMRELAVQSSNDTNTTSDRGEIQKEMNQLTSEINRIGNNTEFNTQKLINGNKDTATSGAALSFQVGSNNGQALKLEISDMRAKALGIAGTSGGSATISGSTTTTDAKFASTAANKLTDTSASGAEYALDISTHDKATQAVEILDKAMATVSAERSKLGSYQNRLEHTINNLGTASENLTAAESRIRDVDMAKEMMDFTKNNILTQAAQAMLAQANQQPQGVLQLLR
- the hag gene encoding flagellin Hag, which translates into the protein MIINHNIAALNTHRQLGMNNTNASKNLEKLSSGLKINRAGDDAAGLAISEKMRGQIRGLDMAAKNSQDGISLIQTAEGALNETHSILQRMRELAVQSSNDTNTTSDRGEIQKEMNQLTSEINRIGNNTEFNTQKLINGDKSTASGVMSFQVGSNNGQALELNISDMRAVKLGIAHVTASTAGTVSGSAFAAGSGNVLTDTSAGTGTEFALDISTHASATAAIEVLDKAMATVSAERSKLGSYQNRLEHTINNLGTASENLTAAESRIRDVDMAKEMMDFTKNNILTQAAQAMLAQANQQPQGVLQLLR
- the hag gene encoding flagellin Hag, yielding MIINHNIAALNTHRQLGMNNMNASKNLEKLSSGLKINRAGDDAAGLAISEKMRGQIRGLDMAAKNSQDGISLIQTAEGALNETHSILQRMRELAVQSSNDTNTTSDRGEIQKEMNQLTSEINRIGNNTEFNTQKLINGDKDSATSGAALSFQVGSNNGQSLKLEIADMRASALGISSTSGTAFTTGSGNTLTDSSDAAVSEYALDISTHAKATAAIEVLDDAMAKVSSERSKLGSYQNRLEHTINNLGTASENLTAAESRIRDVDMAKEMMDFTKNNILTQAAQAMLAQANQQPQGVLQLLR
- the hag gene encoding flagellin Hag, which gives rise to MIINHNIAALNTHRQLGMNNMNASKNLEKLSSGLKINRAGDDAAGLAISEKMRGQIRGLDMAAKNSQDGISLIQTAEGALNETHSILQRMRELAVQSSNDTNTTSDRGEIQKEMNQLTSEINRIGNNTEFNTQKLINGDKTGSGNAMSFQVGSNNGQALKLEIADMRAASLGIAGAAEDSAKVSGSAGTSGASFAAAADTDKLTDVSAGDEYALDITSHTKATKAVEVLDIAMAKVSAERSKLGSYQNRLEHTINNLGTASENLTAAESRIRDVDMAKEMMDFTKNNILTQAAQAMLAQANQQPQGVLQLLR
- the csrA gene encoding carbon storage regulator CsrA is translated as MLVLSRKTNETIQIGDDIELRILEVKGDTVRIGIEAPKSVDILRGELVLSISQSNAEATIVDSTLFSQLTKKN
- the fliW gene encoding flagellar assembly protein FliW; this translates as MIIQTKFHGSLEIQIDQTWNFPKGIPGFEAEKEFALLPIEDNDLFQVLQSTKTTDVALIVANPYTLAGDYSFTVDEPTIDLLNIEKEQDVFILGVLSLKEPFESSTINLQAPLIFQTKTKKAKQMILNDNIFPIRHPIGSLTAGKGGD
- a CDS encoding DUF6470 family protein — translated: MNIPQLQIQTTKGILGLQMTKPSQEIEQPRATLSQQQPAAILEISTTRPQLSLDTTEARADVDMKSVFRRSNEYAQLGKQGAMEGIARRAQEGRQLVKIGNGGNAIAAIAKQNTTPSPAPLGIRFVGNRSQIQMAIQPGTLNIQATPQKSINDVQINKPIHNYTQGKVTGQMEQYPSIQIDVKY
- the flgL gene encoding flagellar hook-associated protein FlgL, producing MRVTQSMLSNNMLRNLTSSYNKMGKLQEQLSSGKKVNRPSDDPVVVMKGMGYRMQVDKVAQYQKNLGEVNNWLDSSDDALDNVGQALHRAKELVTNAANTGAMTPEDRDKIKIELKQLQEQIQDLANTKVGDKYIFSGTMTDKPLYDKVAKSFPADTTAFDKSIEIEVFDGVNLKVNTNATALFEGIDELFKVITAGDDDVDFGEAIKQIDTQLDAVLTSRADIGARSNRAELMHNRLEMQEGAAKKQQSENEDIDYEKVITDMLTQEAIHNAALSVGARIIQPSLVDFLR